In the Deferribacter desulfuricans SSM1 genome, GGTACACCTTGTTTACAAAGAGGACAATTCTCTGGCTCATAAGTTTCTACATTTATTCTAAGTAGAGGGTAAAATTCGTAGTCAAATTTTGCGTTACCATTGCTTCTATCAATCAGACTGCATATAGCAACCACTTCAGCGCCATGTTCTAAAACAGCATCTATACACTCTTTTGTGGACTTCCCTGTTGTTACCACATCTTCGGCAATAATGACTTTTTCCCCTTTTTCTAAAGTAAACCCTCTCCTGAGAGTCATTTTACCATCTACTCTTTCAGTGAAAATTGCTCTTTTTTTCAAAAGTCTTGCTAATTCGTATCCAA is a window encoding:
- the pyrE gene encoding orotate phosphoribosyltransferase, with the protein product MDKNEILEIYKRHNALLKGHFLLSSGLHSDTYLQSALVMQYPVIAEEIIKELVKDIYHLNFVTVVSPAIGGIRFGYELARLLKKRAIFTERVDGKMTLRRGFTLEKGEKVIIAEDVVTTGKSTKECIDAVLEHGAEVVAICSLIDRSNGNAKFDYEFYPLLRINVETYEPENCPLCKQGVPIEKPGSRFLKK